In a genomic window of Primulina huaijiensis isolate GDHJ02 chromosome 10, ASM1229523v2, whole genome shotgun sequence:
- the LOC140986757 gene encoding uncharacterized protein, which produces MAAVSMFRFSVLSPPPLPSSVPRIVSHSSPSISTRFLNSPRDFYSFSASRKTFFRSKLSEASGEEDEWLQKLPDRKKPLYSHSLPCVEAWLKSLGFYQSKDDRAVWFVENPDWHAQLNLDVTDLCTRYLKNGPGNLEKDIERRFSYALSREDIENAILGGP; this is translated from the exons ATGGCCGCTGTTTCTATGTTCAGATTTTCAGTTCTTTCACCACCACCGCTACCATCCTCCGTTCCAAGAATAGTTTCCCACAGTAGCCCTTCGATTTCAACGCGATTTTTGAATTCCCCTCGTGATTTCTACTCTTTTTCAGCATCAAGAAAGACCTTTTTCCGCTCCAAGTTATCTGAAGCTTCGGGGGAAGAAGATGAGTGGCTTCAGAAATTACCTGATAGGAAGAAACCATTGTACTCCCATAGCTTGCCTTGTGTTGAAGCATGGCTGAAAAGTCTAGGATTTTATCAGAGTAAAGATGATAGAGCTGTTTGGTTTGTGGAGAATCCTGATTGGCATGCACAGCTCAATCTTGATGTCACTGATTTGTGCACAag GTATCTGAAGAATGGACCAGGAAATCTTGAGAAAGACATCGAAAGAAGATTCAGTTACGCTCTGAGTAGAGAAGATATTGAGAATGCGATACTCGGAGGGCCATGA